The Solanum lycopersicum chromosome 2, SLM_r2.1 DNA window TATTTATACAAGAGAGTACTGATTATGCTTTTAAGCCACTAGATAGTTCAAGTTTTCATCAATTTACAATATCAGGATAGGTAACATATAttcaaaaagaaacaaagacACATAGGTTACAATTTTACGAACCTTTAGGTGGACGTCTAGAAGGACCAGGAGGAGGATTGGTATAGTAGtgttctttcttcttccttctccaGTAAATTAAGCAAACAATGATAGTGGCGAAAATCATCAATCCTGCCACTGCTATTCCAGTGACTACAAACATATCAGATGAACCTGAATTAGAGGAAGGCGAGCCATTGTTGTTTCCTGAAGAACCAGCTGCTGGTTTGCCTGAATGTTGTGCACCGTCTGGTTTTTCAAAAGGTGCTGATTTTTCTGAAGGTGGAGGAGGAGATAATTTTCCAGCAGATAATGAAGGTGATCCTGAGGAAACTGGTGGTGGAGGATTAAATTTGGATGAGGTAGGAGGAGACGCCTCAGGAGCATTGAGTGACGTGGTAGTGGAATCTGACGGAGGTGGTGGTGATTCAGAAGCTGAGGGTGGTGGTGATGACGGAGGAGAAGATTCCTTTGACGGTGGCGGAGAATTTACAGGTGGAGGAGATTCTGGGGGTGGGGAGGTAGGCGGAGCTGGTGGTGGGGGAGACGGGGAGGAATTAGAAGGAGAAGAGGAAGTAGTCTCATCTTTGTCGGACGAAGCAGTACTAGGAGGTGATTGCATATTTCAACAACGGTGAAATTTCCGGCAGCCCAGAAATTCAACCTCTCCCGTTAGCTGCTCGTCTCAACAAATCTTCAATGCTCCTATATTTCCatgaaaaacgaaaaaaaaaatgttatcttTACAGATCCTACACAACATATAGTAATAAAAATGATTCAATTTGGACATGAAAGAGAAGAAATTTACCTGAAAGATGTATGAGAACAGAGGGTTCTcaaaagggagagagagaaatctTAGCATTGTGATGTTCAAAGAAAGCCTACCCCTTTCCCCTCTCTCACCCTCAAACTGTTTGCCACCCTTCTCTCTTTCTCccccaattttattttattttgctttttaacACAATGGGGAAAACATTAGTGGGGATATTACGTGGAATTAGTCGAGATGTCGAATTTTTTTAGTCAATGACAGAGCATTGCATTAGTAGGTACATACTCCAATTAAGTTGGACTGAGTTCATAAGTGTACTATTATGATTCCTGAATTCAAgacttaatttctttatttcccATTTATTATTGAGAAGAAATGGAAGGAATGACTTACTTTGGTTATATTTGCTTTATGAAGATTCGAAGAGTACGTAATTGTGAGAGCAAGCAAAGAGTAAACAATCAGCTCATCTTCTATCAGAAATAGGAGGAAGTTGATGCCTATTGAGAATATGTAATAGTTCCAAACTGTAAGTATTATCGTCAAAAGAGAACCTGACTATACAATTCCAACAGTTTGCACTTGTTTAGAACCAAAACTGAAAACTAGCAGCAAGAAAGTAAAATGACTGGAGGACAAAAACAAATCATACTACTAGCCCAAATGAAACAATCATCAAGGGCACTACTTCATATTCTCCAGATCCTTGTAACATAACGAGGCAGCTTATGTAGGCTGAGAACCTCTCATCAGTATTCGTCCCAGACTCCACACTGTTCTGCTCCCTTGGGTTATTCTCCAGCATTGTGTACCATAACAAGGCTGTTTATGTAGGGTAAGAACCTCTTATCAGTATCCACTCGTCCCGGACTCTGCAGTGTCTCAACCTTCTGGTCCCTAAGGTGATAAAAGTATATTGTTGTGTCCGTGTGGATCACCACAGTATCACTGACAGTACAAGGTAGTACCTCACAACACTTCTCATTGGGTATTCCAAGCACTTGAGTACGAGGCTTCTTGCTACCAAGATTTACACTGACACTGCGCTTCAGGCCCATGTCTACACCTCCATAGATGTCTATTATGAAAACACTTCCACAGTCATTATAAGCAGTAACATAGCAAACCTCATCTCCTATCTGCGTCAAGGCACCACGTTGTCCAGATTGAAGAACAGGTAAATGTAGAACTGCTGGAATCTCATTTTTCACATCGAATGCTAGCACTTCATTCGATGATGTATTCCTCCAGTAAGCCACCCCCTTCATATAATATCCTCCACCTGCAAGTCTTGTATTTTCCAGCTCTAGACAGTCTGAAGGAGAGCACCTCCATGAATCTGATTCAGAACAGTAAATCTCAAAGCATACAACTGGATTATCAAGAACAGGGACTGCAGCGACCACACGATAAAATGATTCAATATTGAACTGAGGATCAAATGCAAGAGCAACAGCAGGATCAGATCCGTGGTAATATTGAGGAGGAGGAAGCTTTTTCCAGTCTTTGGTTGCAGGATTGCAAACATAATAGCTGTCCTTCCCTTGACAAAGGAGCAACCCGCTGCTAGAACTTAGTACTTTAACCTTCACAGGCAAGAAACGAAGTGAAGGACTCGGGACTCCAATTGCAGAACGATGCAGAGACAAAAGTATAGGAGGATCATCTACATTATCCAGTCTTTGATAAAAGTAGCCTGAAAGCTTCTGAAATGTTGAACTTTGATTGTACGCAAGTAATGGACTAGCTATCCACTGATTCCATTCTTTGGAGACTGCCCGAAGCTTCATCAGTGATTTAGCGGGGAGGAAAGGCAGTATATGTCTCTTCGCTACATCTTTGATCGTCATGTTCACTCTCATTATGATTTCGACAGGATATTTAGAACCATTGTTCCCTTCCTCCACCTTATAAGCAGCAGTTCTCAAGTCAAACTCTGCTAACTGCAATCCAAACCGAAAGACTTGTTAAAAGTAGTACAGTAATCATTAGCAAGAGCGATATACTAACTATGCTGCAATATCATACTAGTTAGGATGATCTATATTTGTATCCACTCCTCTTTTTAGGCTAGGCATGTTGTTCACTCAGAAAGActcatttaaaaagtaaatatattcattaatgtAAGAAAAATGGGAAAAGGAACAATAGAAAAATCAGGACTAGAAAGCAAGATCTTATGAAGTAGCTTCCTAGCAAAACAGGGAAGCAGAGATTGTCCATGACACCATGGCATTGTGAAAATAAAAGGATAGTGGATTAGTACATTTGGCCCAAACTAGCTTGGAATTGAGGTCATTGTTACAATTGTAACTTTAGGCAAACCGGAATAGGGCAGAACTGAGATCCAAGGACATTTATGAGGACTAACTTACACTACTTTAATACATCTGCCATCTGCCAATTTCGAAATGGACATCTTAGAAACCACCacttagaaataaaaaacatgaaa harbors:
- the LOC101257333 gene encoding F-box protein At5g49610-like; this encodes MACSGIDMLNDESLEEDMYSDSSEFYVAVKPQGGGIDSLAEFDLRTAAYKVEEGNNGSKYPVEIIMRVNMTIKDVAKRHILPFLPAKSLMKLRAVSKEWNQWIASPLLAYNQSSTFQKLSGYFYQRLDNVDDPPILLSLHRSAIGVPSPSLRFLPVKVKVLSSSSGLLLCQGKDSYYVCNPATKDWKKLPPPQYYHGSDPAVALAFDPQFNIESFYRVVAAVPVLDNPVVCFEIYCSESDSWRCSPSDCLELENTRLAGGGYYMKGVAYWRNTSSNEVLAFDVKNEIPAVLHLPVLQSGQRGALTQIGDEVCYVTAYNDCGSVFIIDIYGGVDMGLKRSVSVNLGSKKPRTQVLGIPNEKCCEVLPCTVSDTVVIHTDTTIYFYHLRDQKVETLQSPGRVDTDKRFLPYINSLVMVHNAGE